One window of the Leishmania infantum JPCM5 genome chromosome 28 genome contains the following:
- a CDS encoding putative protein transport protein Sec13 has product MSDTLLDTGHTAAVTDIAADANGRHLATASSDGTVHVYESVTSSSKEASQYKGGPQPTTWSPVAVLQCSSEEQAATVTCVAWAPPALYTAALVTCTELANEVALWCDVGNDAQYRKIYVYTLAAPGWCVAWAPHEYGKLFAVGCADGAVVVFTGGPDGTWDIHSFESHPHGCCGLSFAPFFPPGALLMAPLEKDVGNVPGNAPPIPLAPPRMITCGGGRFVKLWTHSFAPLPGEEGSGAPLGSVWTSIELEAAEATSAPAWREVCWAPNLGLPFTYIAAGSEDGLVAVWVQDGPASNPWQYRLLPPPHGTPGENVTKLSWSLVGTFLLVSYADGTVAMWKETSNHGAWRVVSELENPTL; this is encoded by the coding sequence ATGAGTGACACACTACTGGACACAGGCCACACTGCGGCCGTGACCGACATTGCAGCGGATGCGAATGGACGGCAtctggcgacggcgagtaGTGATGGCACAGTGCACGTTTATGAGTCTGTCACTTCCTCCTCCAAGGAAGCGTCGCAGTACAAGGGTGGGCCACAGCCCACGACGTGGAGCCCGGTCGCGGTGCTCCAGTGTAGCAGCGAGGAACaagcggcgacggtgacgtgCGTGGCATGGGCCCCTCCCGCCTTATACACGGCCGCCCTCGTTACGTGCACTGAGTTGGCCAATGAGGTGGCTCTCTGGTGTGACGTGGGCAACGACGCACAGTATCGCAAAATCTACGTCTACACCTTGGCCGCACCGGGCTGGTGTGTTGCATGGGCCCCGCACGAGTACGGGAAGCTGTTTGCCGTCGGCTGCGCGGATGGGGCGGTGGTCGTCTTCACCGGCGGCCCAGACGGCACGTGGGACATCCACTCCTTCGAGAGCCATCCGCACGGTTGCTGCGGCCTCTCCTTCGCTCCGTTTTTTCCGCCGGGAGCACTGCTCATGGCGCCTCTGGAGAAGGACGTTGGCAATGTTCCGGGCAATGCGCCGCCGATACCGCTCGCACCACCCCGTATGATCACATGCGGTGGTGGCCGGTTCGTGAAGCTCTGGACGCACTCGTTTGCGCCTCTGCCcggcgaagaaggcagcggcgcgccgctggggTCTGTGTGGACGTCCAtagagctggaggcggccgaggcgACGAGCGCCCCAGCGTGGCGGGAGGTGTGCTGGGCTCCGAATCTGGGTCTGCCGTTCACGTACATCGCGGCCGGTTCAGAGGACGGACTGGTAGCAGTCTGGGTGCAGGATGGACCCGCCTCGAACCCATGGCAGTACCGCCTTCTGCCCCCGCCCCACGGCACTCCAGGCGAGAATGTGACGAAACTCTCGTGGTCTTTGGTAGGTACGTTCCTCTTGGTGTCCTACGCTGATGGCACGGTGGCGATGTGGAAGGAGACGAGCAATCATGGGGCGTGGCGCGTGGTGAGTGAGTTGGAGAATCCAACCCTGTGA